The proteins below are encoded in one region of Nitrospira lenta:
- the atpA gene encoding F0F1 ATP synthase subunit alpha, whose protein sequence is MQIKADEISAIIKEKIKGFDKQVDVKETGSVIQVGDGIAKVYGLDGAMAGEMLEFPGGLYGIALNLEEDNVGAVLMGEDVGIKEGDPVKRTGRIAEIPVGEALIGRVVNAIGQPIDGKGPIKSEHSSRIEVVAPGVNTRQSVREPLQTGIKAIDAMIPIGRGQRELIIGDRQTGKTAIAVDTIINQKGLGVFCIYVAVGQKRSTVARVVKTLEENHAMEYSIVVAATASDPAPMQFLAPFAGAAIGEYFRDNGKHALIVYDDLSKHAVAYRQLSLLLRRPPGREAYPGDVFYLHSRLLERAAKLSEKLGGGSLTALPIIETQAGDVSAYIPTNVISITDGQIYLGSDLFYSGIRPAINVGLSVSRVGGSAQIKTMKQVAGTLRLDLAQYREMAAFSQFGSELDKATQMQLARGVRMVELLKQGQYKPMPVADQVLSIYAGVNGYLDDVPVDKVLQFEADYLYYVQQQHPDLKKEIASIGKIDDKVGARLKEIITAFKQKMGYGAK, encoded by the coding sequence ATGCAGATCAAGGCAGATGAAATCAGTGCGATCATTAAAGAAAAGATCAAGGGCTTCGACAAGCAAGTCGATGTCAAGGAGACCGGCTCGGTCATCCAGGTCGGCGACGGTATTGCCAAGGTCTACGGCCTTGACGGAGCCATGGCCGGAGAAATGCTGGAGTTCCCCGGCGGACTCTACGGCATCGCGCTGAATCTTGAAGAAGACAATGTCGGCGCCGTGTTGATGGGCGAGGACGTCGGGATTAAAGAAGGCGATCCCGTCAAGCGCACGGGCCGTATCGCGGAAATCCCCGTCGGGGAAGCCCTGATCGGCCGCGTCGTGAATGCCATCGGCCAGCCGATTGACGGCAAGGGGCCGATCAAGTCGGAGCATTCCTCCCGCATCGAAGTCGTCGCGCCAGGCGTGAATACCCGTCAATCTGTCCGCGAGCCTCTGCAGACCGGCATCAAGGCGATCGACGCTATGATCCCGATCGGACGTGGTCAGCGCGAGTTGATCATCGGCGACCGGCAAACGGGGAAAACCGCGATCGCGGTCGATACGATCATCAATCAAAAGGGCTTGGGCGTGTTCTGTATTTACGTCGCGGTCGGTCAGAAGCGTTCGACCGTCGCCCGCGTCGTGAAGACGCTCGAAGAAAATCACGCGATGGAGTACAGCATCGTGGTCGCGGCGACCGCCAGCGATCCGGCCCCGATGCAGTTTCTCGCACCGTTCGCCGGTGCGGCGATCGGAGAGTATTTCCGCGATAACGGCAAGCACGCGCTGATCGTCTACGACGATCTTTCGAAACACGCGGTCGCCTATCGGCAGTTGTCTTTGTTGCTCCGCAGACCGCCGGGGCGCGAAGCCTATCCCGGCGACGTGTTCTATCTGCACTCGCGCTTGCTGGAGCGCGCGGCCAAGCTGAGTGAAAAGCTCGGCGGCGGCAGTTTGACGGCGCTTCCGATCATTGAAACGCAAGCCGGCGACGTGTCGGCCTACATTCCGACCAACGTGATTTCGATCACCGACGGGCAGATCTATCTCGGCAGCGACTTGTTCTATTCCGGTATTCGTCCGGCCATCAACGTCGGTCTGTCGGTCTCCCGCGTCGGCGGATCCGCGCAGATCAAGACGATGAAGCAGGTTGCCGGTACCTTGCGGCTCGATCTCGCGCAGTATCGCGAAATGGCGGCCTTCTCGCAGTTCGGCAGCGAACTTGACAAGGCAACCCAGATGCAGCTCGCGCGCGGCGTACGCATGGTGGAGTTGTTGAAACAAGGCCAGTACAAGCCCATGCCGGTGGCCGATCAGGTGCTCTCGATCTATGCCGGGGTCAACGGCTATCTCGACGATGTGCCGGTCGACAAGGTGTTGCAGTTTGAAGCGGACTATCTCTACTACGTGCAGCAGCAGCATCCCGACTTGAAAAAAGAGATTGCCAGCATCGGCAAGATCGACGACAAGGTGGGAGCCCGGCTGAAAGAAATCATCACGGCCTTCAAACAGAAGATGGGATACGGCGCGAAGTAA
- a CDS encoding YbaB/EbfC family nucleoid-associated protein encodes MKNPFGDMSNILKQAKAMQDQMAKIQEQAATKIATGTAGGGSVTVTANGAMQIMSVVIDPEVGKSGDVEILQDLVLAASNDALRKAKDLMEQDMKALTGGMKMPGLF; translated from the coding sequence ATGAAAAATCCCTTTGGCGATATGTCGAACATTTTGAAGCAAGCAAAAGCGATGCAGGATCAGATGGCCAAGATCCAGGAGCAGGCCGCGACCAAGATCGCCACCGGCACGGCCGGCGGCGGCAGCGTCACCGTGACGGCCAATGGCGCCATGCAAATTATGAGTGTCGTCATCGATCCAGAAGTCGGGAAAAGCGGCGACGTGGAGATCCTCCAGGACCTCGTGCTGGCCGCGTCTAACGACGCGCTCCGGAAGGCGAAGGACTTGATGGAGCAGGATATGAAGGCCCTGACGGGCGGGATGAAAATGCCGGGGCTGTTTTAA
- a CDS encoding RHS repeat domain-containing protein, whose protein sequence is MEFSKVLVVVACVLMLCASAPTLAVADQAQYIYDDLGRLSQVIDGQGNVATYTYDAVGNLRSITGTNLTGATAVVIQ, encoded by the coding sequence ATGGAGTTCTCAAAAGTGCTGGTTGTTGTGGCCTGTGTGCTGATGCTCTGCGCGTCGGCCCCGACGCTGGCGGTGGCTGACCAGGCGCAGTATATCTACGACGACTTGGGCCGGCTGTCGCAGGTGATCGACGGGCAGGGGAATGTCGCGACGTATACCTATGATGCCGTCGGCAATCTGCGGTCGATCACCGGCACCAATCTGACTGGCGCCACAGCTGTGGTTATTCAATGA
- a CDS encoding mechanosensitive ion channel family protein: protein MIAMDTITQYAVKYGLQALVAIGIFAAGLLGARWAGNLMQQALERQTLEPPVRMLLVRIVKIIVLLFAAVIALEALGVPIAPLVAGIGVAGVGIGLAMQGVLSNVMAGLSIIFTKPYKVGEHISLLGVHGDVVMVDIFSTILMHSDHSRVVIPNRKIVGEILHNFGTIRQLHFTVDVSYKTDLNQALAIVREIVESHTHVLHDPRAVIGVSRLGQPAITIAIEPWTKVVHYGSLQSELSQAIVERFRAAQIEFPSLTQPVHGR from the coding sequence ATGATTGCCATGGATACTATCACGCAATACGCGGTGAAGTATGGTCTGCAGGCCCTCGTGGCCATCGGCATTTTTGCCGCCGGTTTGCTGGGTGCGCGCTGGGCCGGAAACCTGATGCAACAGGCGCTGGAGCGGCAGACGCTGGAGCCGCCGGTGCGCATGCTGCTCGTCCGCATCGTCAAAATCATCGTACTCTTGTTTGCGGCGGTCATCGCGTTGGAGGCCCTCGGTGTGCCGATTGCGCCGCTGGTTGCGGGCATCGGCGTGGCCGGTGTCGGGATCGGCCTGGCGATGCAAGGCGTCTTGAGCAATGTGATGGCGGGGCTCTCGATCATCTTTACGAAGCCGTACAAGGTCGGGGAGCATATCTCGCTGTTGGGCGTTCATGGCGATGTCGTGATGGTCGACATCTTTTCAACGATCCTGATGCATTCCGATCATTCCCGCGTGGTGATTCCCAATCGCAAGATTGTCGGAGAGATCTTGCATAACTTCGGCACGATTCGGCAGCTGCATTTCACGGTGGACGTGTCTTATAAGACCGATCTGAATCAGGCGCTGGCGATTGTGCGGGAAATTGTTGAGAGTCACACGCATGTCCTTCACGATCCGCGGGCGGTAATTGGAGTCAGCCGGCTTGGGCAGCCCGCCATTACGATCGCCATCGAACCCTGGACCAAAGTGGTCCACTATGGATCGCTGCAGAGCGAACTCAGCCAGGCAATTGTCGAGCGGTTCCGCGCGGCGCAGATTGAATTTCCCTCCCTGACGCAGCCCGTGCACGGCCGGTGA
- the dnaX gene encoding DNA polymerase III subunit gamma/tau, with protein MDYQVSARKYRPGTFDDVVGQSHVVQTLMNAVDTKRIAHAYLFSGTRGVGKTTVARILAKALNCEQGPTGHPCNTCVNCVEITQGTSVDVMEIDGASNTSVDDVREIRENVKFSPFRGHYRVYIIDEVHMLSNSAFNALLKTLEEPPSHVVFIFATTEIHKIPATIMSRCQHYNFRRIARQEIIDRLRHVASQDGMTIEDRSFTALARASEGSMRDGLSLLDQAVAFGGKTIAHADLEVLLGAVPQELVQGMSAAILAQNSQAALAVLANLLDQGHDLKAFCSDVVELLRNLLVASVVPAGPELRGLIEATEEDIQQLAVEAKKLTPEQLQELLTIFSQAEDSLRYSAHPRFVLEAAAVRATRLVRQQEKRAEAPSPTATSPVAQKPSPASPAIPPTAKPTSGTTVATPRPAPPVGTAPQPPRTGTSPVTARPATPVVSKPVAPPQSVQASTPQDSKPDKASLPPTAPSETPTTAVDSSVSAKASELSPLNWELVQEEVATSFPNFAAYLEAGRFVSLEGGQITIGFAKQASLARSRMEKEDNLQALATLCERQIGQPVRIRVIELSASDPPGLTMAQVRAAKEQEQRMVLFEQARATPVAKQALDIFGADLAAVRTVAQKETGE; from the coding sequence ATGGATTATCAAGTCTCCGCCCGCAAATACCGGCCCGGTACGTTCGATGATGTCGTGGGCCAATCGCACGTCGTTCAGACGCTGATGAATGCAGTCGACACCAAACGCATCGCGCACGCCTATCTCTTTTCCGGCACCCGTGGAGTCGGCAAAACGACGGTCGCCCGCATTCTGGCGAAAGCGCTGAACTGCGAGCAGGGTCCGACCGGCCATCCCTGCAACACCTGCGTCAACTGCGTCGAGATTACCCAAGGCACTTCCGTCGATGTGATGGAAATCGACGGCGCGTCCAATACTAGTGTCGACGATGTGCGGGAGATCCGCGAGAATGTGAAGTTCTCGCCCTTTCGCGGGCACTATCGCGTCTACATCATCGACGAAGTTCATATGTTGTCGAACTCGGCTTTCAACGCGCTCTTAAAGACGCTGGAGGAGCCGCCGTCTCATGTCGTGTTCATCTTCGCGACGACCGAAATTCACAAGATTCCGGCCACGATTATGTCGCGCTGCCAGCATTACAATTTCCGGCGGATTGCGCGCCAGGAAATTATCGACCGCCTCCGCCACGTCGCCTCACAAGACGGCATGACCATTGAAGACCGCAGCTTCACGGCGCTCGCGCGGGCGAGCGAAGGCAGTATGCGCGACGGGCTGAGCCTGCTCGATCAGGCCGTTGCGTTCGGCGGAAAAACGATTGCCCATGCCGACCTGGAAGTGCTGCTCGGCGCCGTGCCGCAGGAACTCGTACAGGGCATGAGCGCCGCCATCCTCGCGCAAAACAGCCAGGCCGCATTGGCGGTGCTCGCCAATCTGTTGGATCAGGGCCATGACCTGAAAGCGTTTTGTTCCGATGTGGTGGAACTGCTCCGCAATCTCCTGGTCGCCTCGGTCGTCCCTGCCGGCCCAGAGTTACGCGGCTTGATCGAAGCCACGGAAGAAGATATTCAGCAATTGGCCGTTGAAGCCAAGAAGCTGACGCCGGAACAACTTCAAGAACTTCTGACGATCTTTTCACAAGCAGAAGATTCCTTGCGCTACAGCGCCCATCCACGCTTCGTGTTGGAAGCGGCGGCGGTGCGTGCCACCAGGCTCGTCCGGCAACAAGAGAAACGCGCGGAAGCTCCATCCCCGACGGCGACATCGCCGGTGGCGCAGAAGCCAAGCCCCGCATCGCCGGCCATCCCACCAACGGCGAAACCGACATCCGGCACGACTGTCGCCACGCCTCGCCCAGCGCCTCCGGTTGGGACAGCGCCACAGCCCCCGCGAACCGGCACCTCACCCGTCACCGCGCGCCCGGCAACACCGGTTGTATCGAAGCCGGTTGCGCCACCTCAATCGGTGCAGGCCTCAACGCCTCAGGACTCCAAGCCGGATAAGGCTTCGCTTCCTCCGACTGCACCGAGTGAGACGCCAACAACAGCGGTCGATTCATCCGTTTCTGCCAAAGCATCGGAATTGTCTCCGCTCAATTGGGAACTGGTCCAGGAAGAGGTTGCAACCTCGTTTCCAAATTTTGCGGCGTATTTGGAAGCCGGCCGATTTGTCTCCTTGGAAGGAGGGCAGATTACCATCGGCTTTGCCAAACAGGCATCCCTCGCCCGTTCCAGGATGGAAAAGGAAGACAATCTCCAGGCGTTGGCTACGCTCTGCGAGCGACAGATCGGACAGCCCGTTCGCATCCGTGTGATCGAACTGTCCGCATCGGATCCGCCGGGACTCACGATGGCTCAGGTGCGGGCGGCTAAAGAGCAAGAACAGCGCATGGTATTGTTTGAGCAAGCGCGAGCGACTCCGGTCGCAAAACAGGCCCTGGACATTTTCGGTGCGGATCTCGCGGCAGTACGCACCGTGGCACAGAAGGAGACCGGCGAATGA
- the atpH gene encoding ATP synthase F1 subunit delta, which produces MIKTAVARRYSKALFELLDSSTIEATRGTLNGLSQAMQDSVSLRHVVASPVFGMEEKIAVLTDLGGRFGCPPVGKAFIAQLVKKNRIGFLPEIADAFGKLVDQSKGTQQVTVSSAAALPPAEQDRIKTRLRETLKRDVEITFQTDASHLAGLQISIGSTVVDSTVRGRLRAMQSLLTKE; this is translated from the coding sequence GTGATTAAGACAGCAGTTGCGCGACGTTATTCCAAAGCCCTCTTTGAGCTTCTCGATTCCTCCACTATCGAAGCGACGCGGGGTACTCTCAATGGCCTGTCCCAGGCCATGCAAGACTCCGTCTCCCTCCGTCACGTGGTGGCATCCCCGGTATTCGGCATGGAAGAAAAGATTGCCGTGCTGACCGATCTCGGCGGCCGATTCGGGTGTCCTCCGGTCGGCAAAGCGTTTATCGCCCAGCTCGTGAAGAAAAATCGTATCGGATTTCTTCCGGAGATCGCCGACGCCTTTGGGAAACTCGTCGATCAATCCAAGGGGACTCAGCAAGTCACCGTGTCGAGCGCCGCGGCACTCCCGCCGGCAGAACAAGACCGCATCAAAACACGCCTTCGCGAAACCCTGAAGCGAGACGTGGAGATCACCTTTCAGACCGACGCCAGTCACCTCGCGGGCCTGCAGATTTCTATCGGCAGCACGGTTGTGGATAGTACCGTCCGAGGTCGCTTGCGCGCCATGCAGAGCCTGTTGACGAAGGAGTAG
- a CDS encoding AsmA family protein codes for MKIVIGIGVLIAVLVGVALLLPFVVDLNKYQEQYRPLIEEALNRKVTLQDIRLTIWPRLGARVAGFTVIEDPAFGTGPFASLSSVDVGVKLMPLLSGKVEVEEITLREPVITVIKNKNGVLNAATLGRKGVAASETPSRAPVPSPDGPLKILALLAVDRVSLAGGKVTYRDFSQAKPVEYVLQGMELLLQSVHLGSSPNLHLALTVQPMNLPISLDGTFGPLKETADLDAIDLHVAVGNTNFAIAGKTAGQHMALTVTAPAINAADLPMTLPLKKPVEVKDFKVSAEMKGQDMRLSDLSFQLFEGQVVAQGGLTSGAAAPPFNGKLTIGGLQLGPAIDAVAETPVSISGTAGADLSVMGKGFAMPDLTRALEGAGHVAVKDGKIDGVNFLQEAASILKVAGVSVGEAKATAFSTIETDLAIKQGVVMLQNLLMDSHDFQATGGGTIGFDHALNMTVNLRLSEALSQQVAGSSPVARLAVKEGRLTLPLLIGGTLDAPSYGLDMKGLTGKVQEQIKQKAEEAIGGLLKGTTKPKDLEQEGKQLLKGLFSR; via the coding sequence ATGAAAATCGTGATCGGTATCGGTGTGTTGATCGCGGTGCTGGTCGGGGTGGCACTGCTCCTCCCGTTCGTCGTCGATCTGAATAAATATCAAGAGCAGTATCGTCCGCTGATTGAAGAGGCGTTGAATCGCAAGGTGACGCTGCAAGATATTCGGTTGACGATCTGGCCCCGGCTGGGCGCACGGGTGGCGGGATTCACGGTCATCGAGGATCCAGCCTTCGGCACCGGTCCGTTTGCCTCTCTGTCCTCGGTCGATGTCGGAGTCAAGCTGATGCCCTTGTTGAGCGGCAAGGTCGAGGTCGAGGAGATCACGCTACGCGAGCCTGTGATCACGGTCATCAAGAACAAGAACGGGGTGCTGAATGCTGCGACGTTGGGGCGTAAGGGAGTGGCTGCGTCGGAGACGCCGTCGCGCGCACCGGTGCCGTCTCCGGATGGGCCGCTGAAAATTCTCGCGCTCCTGGCGGTGGATCGGGTGTCTCTCGCTGGTGGAAAGGTCACGTACCGTGATTTCTCTCAGGCAAAGCCTGTCGAATATGTGCTTCAAGGCATGGAGCTTCTGTTGCAATCGGTTCATCTGGGCAGCAGTCCGAATCTCCATCTGGCATTGACGGTTCAGCCGATGAATCTTCCGATTTCGCTCGATGGCACGTTTGGTCCACTGAAGGAGACGGCGGACCTGGATGCGATCGACCTCCATGTGGCTGTGGGGAATACGAACTTCGCGATTGCCGGAAAGACGGCTGGGCAGCACATGGCTCTGACCGTGACGGCGCCGGCCATCAATGCGGCTGACTTGCCAATGACGTTGCCGCTCAAGAAGCCGGTTGAGGTAAAAGACTTCAAAGTCTCGGCGGAGATGAAGGGGCAGGATATGCGACTGTCCGATCTCTCGTTTCAGCTCTTTGAGGGACAGGTCGTTGCACAGGGCGGGCTCACGTCAGGGGCTGCGGCGCCGCCATTCAACGGGAAGCTGACGATTGGTGGGCTACAACTGGGCCCTGCGATTGATGCCGTCGCTGAGACTCCGGTTTCGATCAGTGGAACAGCCGGGGCGGACCTGTCCGTGATGGGGAAAGGTTTTGCCATGCCGGACTTGACCAGGGCGCTGGAGGGCGCCGGCCATGTCGCGGTGAAAGACGGCAAGATCGACGGGGTGAATTTTCTTCAGGAGGCCGCGTCGATTTTGAAGGTCGCCGGTGTTTCAGTCGGAGAAGCCAAGGCCACGGCGTTCTCGACCATCGAGACAGATCTTGCGATCAAGCAGGGCGTCGTGATGCTGCAAAACCTGCTGATGGACAGTCACGACTTTCAGGCGACCGGCGGCGGAACGATCGGATTTGATCATGCGCTCAACATGACCGTGAATTTGCGCCTGTCGGAAGCCTTGAGTCAGCAGGTGGCGGGCTCTTCCCCGGTTGCGCGACTGGCGGTGAAGGAGGGCCGGCTGACGTTACCGCTGCTGATCGGCGGCACGCTCGACGCGCCCTCCTACGGGCTCGATATGAAGGGCTTGACGGGAAAAGTGCAGGAGCAGATCAAACAGAAAGCGGAAGAAGCCATCGGCGGATTGCTCAAGGGCACGACCAAGCCGAAAGATTTGGAGCAGGAGGGAAAACAACTGCTCAAGGGATTATTCAGTCGTTAG
- the atpG gene encoding ATP synthase F1 subunit gamma, translating into MPSLQSLRRKIAAFKNTQKITKAMKMVAAAKLKRSQDRILAARPYALKMRGVLSNLSQRVNRSAHPLLQKREGKKIEVLVVTSDRGLCGGFNGNIARKSVEFIRQCEARGLQVNLSIVGRKGRDYFRRRAWPIRQEWTGVFDKLSFEHAIDIGGDLTDNFVKGTFDELYVVYNEFKSAIQQRVIVEKLFPIDVATEFGAAQAEGPSGGSYQYEPDESDLLNVLVPKHFQVQAYRILLESAAAEHGARMAAMDGATRNAGQLIKKVTLYYNKTRQAAITKELMDIVGGAEALQ; encoded by the coding sequence ATGCCGAGCTTACAAAGTCTGCGCCGCAAGATTGCGGCCTTCAAAAATACGCAGAAGATTACCAAGGCCATGAAAATGGTGGCCGCGGCGAAGCTCAAGCGATCGCAGGATCGGATCCTTGCGGCGCGTCCCTATGCACTCAAAATGCGGGGCGTGTTGAGCAACTTGAGTCAGCGTGTGAACCGTTCGGCCCATCCGCTGTTGCAAAAGCGCGAGGGAAAGAAGATTGAAGTCCTGGTGGTCACGAGTGATCGCGGACTCTGCGGCGGCTTCAACGGCAACATCGCGCGTAAAAGCGTCGAATTCATCCGGCAGTGCGAAGCGCGCGGGCTTCAGGTCAATCTCAGCATCGTTGGCCGCAAAGGGCGCGACTACTTCCGCCGACGGGCCTGGCCGATCCGGCAGGAGTGGACCGGAGTCTTCGACAAGCTCAGCTTCGAGCATGCCATCGATATCGGCGGCGATCTGACCGACAATTTTGTGAAGGGCACATTCGACGAGCTCTATGTCGTCTATAACGAGTTTAAATCGGCCATTCAGCAGCGAGTGATCGTCGAAAAACTGTTCCCGATCGACGTCGCGACGGAGTTTGGCGCGGCTCAGGCCGAAGGGCCGTCCGGCGGGAGCTATCAGTATGAGCCGGATGAATCGGATCTGCTGAACGTTCTGGTGCCGAAGCATTTTCAAGTGCAGGCCTACCGCATTCTGTTGGAGTCGGCCGCGGCGGAGCATGGTGCGCGCATGGCTGCGATGGATGGCGCGACCAGGAATGCCGGCCAGCTCATCAAGAAAGTCACGCTCTACTACAACAAGACCCGGCAGGCCGCGATTACGAAAGAACTCATGGATATCGTCGGCGGCGCAGAAGCGTTGCAATAG
- a CDS encoding F0F1 ATP synthase subunit epsilon has protein sequence MAGKILLEVVTPEKQLLSQQVDEVIAPGSEGEFGVLPGHCYFLSTLRIGELRYRVGDQTNHMAILWGYAEVTPTKVTVMAEIAEKAEDIDVGRAQAAVEKAEQRLKAGGLPSEVKEAEISLEKARLRKKIAERAHKVGRA, from the coding sequence ATGGCTGGAAAGATTTTATTAGAGGTGGTGACTCCGGAGAAGCAGCTGCTGAGCCAGCAGGTGGATGAAGTCATCGCGCCTGGCTCGGAAGGCGAATTCGGGGTGTTGCCAGGCCATTGCTACTTTCTATCGACTCTGCGTATCGGCGAGCTGCGCTATCGCGTGGGTGATCAGACGAATCATATGGCGATCCTCTGGGGCTATGCCGAGGTCACGCCTACTAAAGTCACGGTCATGGCAGAGATCGCGGAGAAGGCCGAGGATATTGATGTCGGCCGCGCTCAAGCTGCGGTTGAAAAGGCTGAACAGCGCCTGAAGGCCGGCGGCCTCCCATCGGAAGTCAAAGAAGCCGAAATCAGCCTTGAAAAGGCCCGTCTCCGCAAGAAGATCGCTGAGCGCGCTCATAAAGTCGGTCGCGCCTAG
- a CDS encoding DUF5615 family PIN-like protein yields the protein MKLLFDQNLSFRLVKALQVEYPDSQHVRDVGLGEASDEAVWRYAAEHGYTVVTKDADFHQRSFLFGAPPKVVWLRCGNASTQVIETLLHRHYKDLLQFSANEEGSFLVIE from the coding sequence GTGAAGCTGCTCTTCGATCAGAATCTCTCCTTCCGTCTCGTCAAAGCCCTACAAGTCGAATATCCCGACTCTCAACATGTGCGCGATGTGGGTCTAGGCGAAGCGTCGGATGAGGCAGTGTGGCGCTATGCCGCGGAGCATGGATACACGGTGGTGACGAAAGATGCCGACTTCCACCAGCGAAGCTTTCTCTTCGGCGCCCCACCCAAAGTCGTTTGGCTGCGATGCGGAAATGCCTCGACCCAGGTAATCGAGACTCTTTTGCACCGACATTACAAGGATTTGCTCCAATTCTCCGCCAATGAAGAAGGTTCTTTTCTCGTCATTGAATAA
- the atpD gene encoding F0F1 ATP synthase subunit beta — MSTGKVVQVIGPVVDVEFPPGQLPNIYNALKVVQEENKAAGKPAVRITLEVATHLGENRVRGIAMSTTDGLTRGMDVHDTGAPISVPVGRETLGRLINVLGEPVDEKGPINAKKTYPIHRPAPKLEDQDTKTEVLETGIKVVDLLEPYSKGGKVGLFGGAGVGKTVIIMELINNIALHHGGFSVFAGVGERTREGNDLWHEMQESKVIDPDDYTKSKAALVYGQMNEPPGARLRVALTGLAVAEFFRDEENQDVLLFVDNIFRFTQAGSEVSALLGRMPSAVGYQPTLSTEMGQLQERITSTKRGSITSVQAIYVPADDLTDPAPATAFAHLDATTVLSRQLAELGIYPAVDPLDSTSRILDPQVIGEEHYKVARGVQSVLQKYKDLQDIIAILGMDELSEDDKMAVARARKIQRFLSQPFHVAEAFTGSPGKYVKLKDTVRSFKEILEGKYDHLPEQAFYMVGPIEEAVAKAEKMGVKV, encoded by the coding sequence GTGAGCACAGGAAAAGTCGTACAAGTCATCGGGCCAGTGGTGGACGTGGAATTTCCTCCCGGCCAACTGCCGAACATCTACAACGCGCTCAAGGTGGTCCAGGAAGAAAATAAGGCCGCCGGCAAGCCGGCCGTCCGGATCACGCTGGAAGTCGCCACGCACCTCGGTGAAAACCGGGTCCGCGGCATCGCCATGTCGACCACCGATGGTCTGACGCGCGGGATGGATGTCCATGATACCGGCGCGCCGATCTCTGTGCCGGTTGGCCGTGAGACGCTCGGACGCCTCATCAATGTGCTGGGTGAGCCGGTCGATGAAAAGGGTCCGATCAACGCCAAGAAGACCTATCCAATCCACCGCCCCGCTCCGAAGCTCGAAGATCAGGATACCAAGACGGAAGTGCTCGAGACCGGGATCAAGGTCGTGGACCTGCTCGAACCGTATAGCAAAGGCGGAAAAGTCGGACTCTTCGGCGGCGCCGGTGTCGGCAAGACCGTCATCATCATGGAGCTGATCAACAACATCGCGTTGCACCACGGCGGTTTCTCCGTGTTTGCCGGCGTCGGTGAACGGACCCGTGAAGGTAACGACCTCTGGCACGAAATGCAGGAGTCGAAAGTCATCGATCCTGACGATTACACCAAGTCAAAAGCCGCACTGGTGTATGGCCAGATGAATGAGCCGCCCGGAGCCCGTCTTCGCGTGGCGCTGACCGGTTTGGCCGTCGCGGAATTCTTCCGTGACGAAGAAAATCAGGACGTGCTTCTGTTCGTCGACAACATTTTCCGGTTCACCCAAGCCGGTTCAGAGGTGTCAGCGTTGCTCGGCCGTATGCCGTCAGCCGTCGGCTATCAGCCCACGCTCTCGACCGAGATGGGGCAGCTACAAGAGCGTATTACCTCGACCAAGCGTGGCTCGATCACGTCGGTGCAAGCCATCTATGTGCCGGCCGACGACTTGACCGACCCGGCTCCGGCGACGGCGTTTGCCCACTTGGACGCCACCACCGTGTTGTCCCGGCAGTTGGCGGAGTTGGGTATTTATCCGGCCGTCGATCCGCTGGATTCCACTTCGCGTATTCTCGATCCGCAAGTCATCGGTGAAGAGCACTACAAGGTCGCCCGCGGCGTCCAGTCCGTGCTCCAAAAGTATAAGGATCTGCAAGACATCATCGCGATTCTTGGAATGGACGAATTGTCCGAAGACGACAAGATGGCGGTGGCCCGTGCGCGGAAGATCCAGCGCTTCCTGTCGCAGCCGTTCCACGTCGCCGAAGCGTTTACCGGTTCGCCGGGTAAGTATGTGAAGCTGAAGGATACGGTCCGCAGCTTCAAGGAAATCCTCGAAGGCAAGTACGATCACCTTCCGGAACAGGCGTTCTACATGGTGGGTCCGATCGAGGAAGCCGTGGCGAAGGCCGAAAAGATGGGTGTGAAGGTATAA
- a CDS encoding DUF433 domain-containing protein, with translation MSYQNRITIDPGKRGGKPCIRNLRITVYDVLEYLASGMSEADILQDFPDLTRDDIRACLEFAADRERKLVSLPRS, from the coding sequence ATGTCCTACCAAAACCGCATCACCATTGATCCGGGTAAGCGCGGGGGCAAGCCTTGCATCAGAAACCTTCGGATCACCGTGTACGACGTGTTAGAGTACCTTGCATCCGGCATGAGCGAAGCGGACATCCTGCAAGACTTTCCCGATCTCACCCGCGATGACATCCGAGCGTGCCTTGAATTTGCCGCCGACCGTGAGCGCAAACTCGTCTCGCTCCCCCGATCGTGA